The nucleotide window GGTGGCCGCGATCTCCCCCCGCCGGAATtagcttctgcttaagttcacggtttcttggccggtactcgcaagctgttacagttggttttcctcggTTCCCATCAATCCTAGACCCTGACAGCtacatgcattcttctagttctatgtatgcattataaatcaggttataaATCAACCTGTGTTTGTTACCCAGGTTCCAAACGCTCCTACTGGTTAATTTTGACCAGTCACTCTGGCCTTGGTGCGGGGCCGCacagggattttagagtagcgttCGGTTGCTGgtacaaagtgcaataaatgtgaacaaataatttctactaaaataccccttaattctatgttcatattaaattaaacataatttaatttcagttgatagcaaattCAGTAacacccccagcctggtagaggtcgggggctgtggtggggaggggccCAGAGAATGtggggcgaagctgcacccccccaggcggcacgcctggggcctggaccaccccaggcctgtataatgagtaagctCTCGGACGTCatgttgctcaccttcagggatcatctgtgacgatgcagggccattgggttccagcagtgagcaccttacaggtctcagatggattttgtgctcgatggcggttttgctctgtgcaagatagcatgaaactggattgtctctctcgtcgctctagaaggcatctgacacctcagttacatttgcactactgaaatgactgaaggTGGCCTGTCATTTTTGACTGATGGTcaggttaggccatgggatgtggaagctcctccaggattagcccggcgtacataaacacaaaggggaggtgaacggggcctttaagaatagtaCTGATATATAAGGTATGgagtgtgttttcaaaatttaaagatttagttGGGTTTGTGCAGTGATGAACCTtgattctattcagtctgtatgtacttaaaaaaaccccttttctgatgaggttgccattctcatcaacaatgtatatggtgacaattactgaatagtcttggttaaaaccgctCCTCGTTCTAATcgctgttaaaaccttgtcttttcagggcagacagacatgtagctgtgaaaatagtaaaaaatgctcCTGGGTACTCCGAAGCAGCTTATGGAGAAGTGCACGTGCTACAACACTTAAAAACGCTGGATCCCAACAatacacagtgagtagacaagggcggctgtactttgttttggcttttaagatttctgtgacatcGCTTTCTGGGCCGTATGCCGTATGTATCTCAGCgttctaccacttctgttgcaattgatggattttcctgctcttgcagccactgcgtccagatgttggaatggtttgagcaCCATGGGCACGTCTGCatggtttttgagctgctggggctcagcacctttgacttcattagagggaattgcttcttgccattttcgctggagcacatcagacagatggcttatcagatctgcagatctgtgaactgtaagtatgtttcttttttttgctttatttgttagattttctttacagaatttgctaactgtgtgtgttaccttgcagttttgcacctgaacaagctgacacatacagatctgaagccaggaaatattttacttgtgaattcagaCTACACAGAAGAATATAACCCcgaactggtaagttgctgtcctcttccctacCTCCCCCTCGGCTCCGGTCTGGGTTTACTTGGTCACTTGCACCCCCTTGTGTGTCATTTCAGGAATGCGAAGAACGGAGACTAAAAAATACGGATGTCAAAGTTGCGGACTTCGGGAACGCAACGTATGATTTCGATTATCACAGCcctttggtgtctacaagaccttacagagctcctgaagtgatcctaggtcagtagacatctgttcggctgctcttgagcgtaggactttctgcctgctacggaactgccacagctgtgtcgcctgtctcgagcgctcgagctgtggaagtgtttgcagtctgatacacacgtgaaccttctgcatcttttcacagcgctggggtggtcacagccatgcgatgtttggagcataggatgtatcctcataggatactaccttggatacgcggtatttcaggtaggtagctgtgaaactccaaaggatgcagcgtgtataatgctcctcagcttggtgaaaatatgctccagggaggtggggactaaggggaaaggtctgtgccagaaatgaagctgcatttctctggaatgccaacttgaagagaacagaagctgcaggcacaaaggaacgaacttcctcagcagaagagtgctccaagttgcttccagtaaacattgtggcagcagcttgatgggAAGGATCACCCTGTGAACATTGGTAAcacacaagccacaccagtaacagatgagcttcctctatcaccaaatatgcagcaaatacctgcattctgtcatcttgacagtattgctgaaacttatcaacaaagaagagaaaggataaggcagggaaaagaaacttcagtgcactgtaacttccttcagggaacagatgactagagcctctcttttctccttaatctgaaatgagttgcagggtacagtcaagaatgaagtgtggttcttgataactTCCTCTTAAGgacacacaaaaatgtctctctcgccttccttccagaccaatgaCGACAGAGAACACCTGGccatgatggagcgagtactggggcctttgccaaggcacatgatagagaaaagcaggtaattacattttctgtgcctggaccgctatagtttaaatattttcagatttggcttaacagcacgttttttaagaagtttaataaactcggatgcacctttggctgtacttaacaagctggccacctttgtggaacagtcccagatcagttcccaagaacaaacgtgctgataaacttctagcgaATCTTTGAATAACGAGCCCTGGTCTGTTTGTTTAAGGAAACACGAATATTTCCATCATGGCCGGCTGGACTGGgatgaacacagttctgctggaagatatgtctccagttggtgtaatcccctaaaggtaagatggcagagggaaaaggcgcTTGCGGAGAGCAGCTTTAAGTACAATTCCAATATTAAAACCCCCCATGTCGTGTTGTTGTCTTCCTGAAGGAATTCATGACCTGCCACAATTCGGACCACAGGAACCTCTTTGACCTCATTGAGAAGATGTTGGAGTACGACCCAGCcgagcgcattactctggaggaagcactgaaacatcctttcttcttgcccttgaagcggcagaaaaggaagctgcctcctgtagctgagaaggctgatgcagatgttacaccaaagagacaaaaaaaatattaattcataaacgtacaggttattcataaacgtacagttttcctgttttctagtgactatttttataaagatcatgaaacagcaacatagtcttttacctgtgagatagaggtcagcttccactcccttcaggatgctgctcccagacccagcacagagagcagcttcgtcactggggatgctgcaggacacaaggggccacagttaaagtccttttcctctgttcaggcctcacgtcagtattgctatcgtttcacagtaactaccacctccattttaGGGCCAatgaaaatttgttggaggaagacacacatctgtcagcctgaaagagtcATTGGGTTGATAAGGGTTTTTAacaaggttttataagattgctgttttataaggctggATAACACTGATttagcgcatatcctaaagaggtgcaacacaaagatgcaaatattgcacttgaatccattctccctgaccagAAGTGATGActgttgtctctattaggcacaataCGGGataaaagtcctttgcaaacagtgagacttgcactttataaattaaGGGTGGCGATTTagagtcagtggtctaaactttgcaatcaatgctgcaccggttccgactacatccagtaccacagtcatgcatctgaaaatgtcccctagtgttcgtacctggtgtTCCTCTCCAAgacaaattccctaaaatacatttagggtactTAGAAGAatcatactggggggaaaaaaagggaaaaaaaaaaaaaaagtcctcaaatcatacttgtaaaagctggaagaaaggaaaatgagggaaggtccccgcATAAAATGGCATATAACAACGAACCATTTAAcgttttttaaacggaatctcaccAAGTCCCTTTGTGAGCCAGTTATTGACTCCATGAGGTATGGCATCATACGCTGTATGCGGAGAGTAAATTCCAatcctgtgctccagggctcggaccaccagccgttccttccaggtcttccacgttactcgcttgagcgGTGTGAATACGGGAGGGTGGTAagaaagaataaggtctgccgccttgtgcaccgcctcttccatcacctcctcggtgagatcgttagtgaggaggagagtgttcacagcgtggggagggcttggttccaccagcagccccacattgtcccagctttcagccagagagggggatgcaaagtcaccgagggcagaaacgagctccccgaggttcatgagggagcgcgAGGGCAGGAGGCCCAAAgcgcggaggcagcggagaggccggcgaaccagctgagtgccgggcagcagcatgcagctatctgtagagggggcgaaaccacgcaggaataagccctgggaattcgctggctggcagagcagagggaagagtattgcagcggcgaatgccgccccgctgacagagggcagcgcggcccggcctccccccagcAGGCGCTGCCGTCGGAGGCGCGCCGGCCGcgggctctccctcctgcctccggggCGCTCCCGGCGAAGCACCGAAACCGGCCCTTTAGAATCGTGCCAGAAACGTACGGAACTTGCCCCTCACCCATCCGCGCACGCTGCAACCGACCCGCGGGATCTAACCGGAGAAGCGTTTGCCTCtcgcggggggggaggcgggggccggggaagcaggcaggaccggggcaggcagcctcgaagcgccgccgcgggaccccacGCTTACCTCACGCCGGATCGCAGCCGGAGCTGCAGAGCGGAACctgcgctcggcccggccccgccgcttccgccgcgctaggggggcggccgcggcctcttcgccgcgccgggccgggccggctctgaGCCGCGGCGTGGGCAGCCCGGCCCCTTCCTGCCCGCCCGAGGGGAGCCGGAGAGCCGTTTcccggcggccggcgccgggcccgCGTCCAGCCTCGGCAGGTTTGTGCGAGGCCTCCGTGGGGCCAGGCGagggggagggcgccggggcggcgcgggaaggccgagctggcggccgcggggatggcgggcgtcctgggtgggtcgctcgccggtggaggagccgggccgcgccctgcagcagcggggcgagcgagcggagccggcgtgccgtgcgcgtaggccgtcggagcaagtacctcgcATCGGCAggaaaggagcggtagctccgagccatcgctggtcaggtgggagccgagggccgctgggttgcggggAGCGCGctcgtcccttgggaggcttaaccggcgggtgcacagcgccgcggtgctcgtcctggcggcccggtgctcgtcctggcggcccggtgctcgtcctggcgccccgccaccctggcaggcagtagccggggtgaggggccgggccgcggcgggcgggtccgccggcgcctgcctgaggcctcgccgaacctgggggctgcccagggagggcagcacacgccgaacagagtggcctctaaagctcttgatttccacagaactgcggtttatcgtcatccttccaaaggctgttatttgaaactactactacgataaaggCAGTCTGATCCGGTGCTCGAacgcaggtagctgtctgttgcagatactggcagctgtcagaaggtggctccgaATCACACCTCCCTTTAGgaactggcatgtggcttttctctgttaatttcggtcatttataaaaaaatactctttggaaaagctgagattgcttcgtatagaccttcatcctaggaaagggttttttgcccccacccctctttctacgttattttgttctgctcctttctaGTTCTTTACATGCTGCATAGTTACaagtaaattgcaataaaatgtttatccACAGAGTCGCTTGAATGGCACTGTAAAactgtgtgctttaaaagcataggaccacacaaatatttcagaatcaaaaagaaCCGTGGACTGTTAGGAAAAAGCCCAACGGGTTTCATATGttcatatgttttctttgcagaaaattgctGTAGACGATCTACCTCAGCTTTTGAATAAGCAGACATGGTGAGAACAATAgccctttctatatattttaattcttcctgaaatGGTCATCTAGTGGAAAGTGAATATCTGCTCTGCATCTCAAAGGAATACGCATTTTATTCTGCTGCGAAGAACTGGTAATGAAAAgtttaggttttcatttcagacttctaacgagatattgtagaaaggaaaataggacagGTTACATTGGTCTAAAATATAATTAGACCTTCAGTTCTCAGAGCCTAAATTTTAATCCTACTTTGGCCAATATTTGGTaatccagtttggtttcttttaccaTGGAAGCATTGTTCAGGTCgcaaacacacagtcctgctTGAGTGTATGTAACCTACACTTGCAGgcatttacagtttttgcaaatCAGGAAACGAAGGTAAGACCGTGTGTCTTAAACTGTCCATACACCTCTTAGAGCATCTTCATGGACATTGTAGACTACTATCTTCACTTCTTTACTCGTATACTTCTGGGAAAGTATGCCAGTATCGgcatgatgctgatttttcttgtacGCTTCTTCCGAGTATAAAcccacagtatcttttttttttttttgcatagtttagcACTTTCCATAGGagtactgtgatatatttggcctATAGAGATATATTTGCTTAGGTGGATGGGTagctgccattttaaattttgtgaaggttatttataaattcttaagaaaagtgtGTCATTGTGTAGATTTGCTTGTTTGTGAAGGCAGATTTTATGTGGTGCCATTCAGAACTAGCCTTATCACTCAGAAGGCTTCTGGCAACTAACACACACCAGTTGTtcctctgactgtaaagcagtgaGGTGTGTGTGCCACACTATcacctgaaatggagaaaacctcGATTCTTCAACTTTGCAATGCAGTGACTGTGCAGGTGCAGTTTGCAAATGATTAATGTATCTCTGGAGTGTAACAGCgtgaaacagagctgctgcattcctgtgctGAACTTGATGTGTCCTGAAACTAAATGAGACCAAGTGCTTTCTGGTCATTTCACTGGAaacgaggaagaggaaggtttctgacaGTAGCCTTGCCTGTGGCCAAATAGCGGAACAGTGTTTATATGCATGTAACGTTTGCGTATGTTCTTGGTGGTGCTAGGACATCAAACTGAGTCTGTTAGTATTTCGTTgctgatttcattattattttctgcctcttgcccAGGCTGTCACG belongs to Athene noctua chromosome 7, bAthNoc1.hap1.1, whole genome shotgun sequence and includes:
- the LOC141962678 gene encoding dual specificity protein kinase CLK1-like, which produces MERRSERRVPESAAGPSRAAEKSPRRKRSRSVEEDEEGHLICRSGDVLSGRYEVMASLGEGTFGRVVECIDRRAADRHVAVKIVKNAPGYSEAAYGEVHVLQHLKTLDPNNTHHCVQMLEWFEHHGHVCMVFELLGLSTFDFIRGNCFLPFSLEHIRQMAYQICRSVNFLHLNKLTHTDLKPGNILLVNSDYTEEYNPELECEERRLKNTDVKVADFGNATYDFDYHSPLVSTRPYRAPEVILALGWSQPCDVWSIGCILIGYYLGYAVFQTNDDREHLAMMERVLGPLPRHMIEKSRKHEYFHHGRLDWDEHSSAGRYVSSWCNPLKEFMTCHNSDHRNLFDLIEKMLEYDPAERITLEEALKHPFFLPLKRQKRKLPPVAEKADADVTPKRQKKY